A region from the Aegilops tauschii subsp. strangulata cultivar AL8/78 chromosome 5, Aet v6.0, whole genome shotgun sequence genome encodes:
- the LOC109773406 gene encoding phospholipase D delta codes for MASSGGDESPSPAKPVLLHGDLDLWVVEARLLPNMDMFSEHIRRCFASCGTASSCAPRQPPPNSRGVGEAGSRRHHHRRIITSDPYVTLSVAGAVVARTAVIPNSQEPRWDEQFFVPLAHRATLLDFQVKDNDTFGAQLIGTASVPAERVLAAADEVEEWVPILGTSGKTYKPRTALFIRYRFRPFAANPVYRRGIPGDPDQQGVKDSYFPLRHGGKVTLYQDAHVNEGDLPDVELDRGKKFEHNQCWEDICHAILEAHHMIYIVGWSIYDKVKLVREPSSSRALPEGGELTLGELLKFKSQEGVRVCLLVWDDKTSHDKLFIKTGGVMGTHDEETRKFFKHSSVICVLSPRYASSKLSIFKQQVVGTLFTHHQKCVLVDTQASGNKRKVTAFIGGLDLCDGRYDTPQHRLFKDLDTVFENDFHNPTFSAGAKGPRQPWHDLHCKIDGPAAYDVLKNFEQRWRKASKFRDRFRKVSRWKDDALIKLERISWILSPSPNVPNDHVSLRVSKEEDPENWHVQVFRSIDSGSLKGFPSDCKEASKQNLVCRKNLIIDKSIHTAYVRAIRSAQHFIYIENQYFLGSSYEWPSYVNSGADNLIPMELALKIATKIRAGERFAVYVVIPMWPEGVPTSASVQEILFFQAQTMEMMYGVIARELKAMNIEDAHLQDYLNFYCLGNREEPSTDGSPESDKSTDKSAAGLARKHRRFMIYVHAKGMIVDDEYVILGSANINQRSLAGSRDTEIAMGAYQPHHAWSSKKGHPHGQVYGYRNSLWAEHLGMVDDHFKEPSSLDCVRLVNQIAEENWERFASEEMKTLQGHLLRYPVKVEPDGKIVPLPDQECFPDVGGKICGAPTSLPDSLTM; via the exons ATGGCGTCGTCGGGCGGGGACGAGTCGCCGTCGCCGGCCAAGCCGGTGCTCCTGCACGGGGACCTCGACCTCTGGGTCGTCGAGGCGCGGCTGCTGCCCAACATGGACATGTTCTCCGAGCACATCCGCCGCTGCTTCGCCTCCTGCGGCACCGCCTCCTCCTGCGCGCCCAGGCAGCCCCCGCCCAACAGCCGCGGCGTCGGGGAGGCCGgcagccgccgccaccaccaccgcaGGATCATCACCAGCGACCCCTACGTCACGCTCTCCGTCGCCGGCGCCGTCGTCGCGCGCACCGCCGTCATCCCCAACAGCCAGGAGCCGCGCTGGGACGAGCAGTTCTTCGTGCCGCTCGCGCACCGCGCCACCCTGCTCGACTTCCAGGTCAAGGACAACGACACCTTCGGCGCGCAGCTCATCGGCACCGCCTCCGTCCCCGCCGAACGGgtcctcgccgccgccgacgaggtcGAGGAGTGGGTCCCCATCCTCGGCACCAGCGGCAAGACCTACAAGCCCCGCACCGCGCTCTTCATCCGCTACCGCTTCCGCCCCTTCGCCGCCAACCCGGTGTACAGGCGCGGCATCCCCGGGGACCCCGACCAGCAGGGCGTCAAGGACTCCTACTTCCCGCTCCGCCACGGCGGAAAAGTCACGCTCTACCAGGACGCGCACGTCAACGAGGGGGACCTGCCGGACGTCGAGCTCGACCGGGGGAAGAAGTTCGAGCATAACCAGTGCTGGGAGGACATCTGCCACGCCATACTCGAGGCGCACCATATGATCTACATCGTCGGCTGGTCGATCTACGACAAGGTGAAGCTGGTGCGCGAGCCGTCCTCGTCCAGGGCCCTCCCGGAGGGCGGCGAGCTCACGCTCGGAGAGCTGCTCAAGTTCAAGTCGCAGGAGGGCGTGAGAGTGTGCCTGCTCGTCTGGGACGACAAGACGTCCCATGACAAGCTCTTCATCAAAACG GGTGGTGTGATGGGAACGCATGATGAAGAAACTAGAAAGTTTTTCAAGCATTCCTCAGTCATCTGCGTTCTTTCACCTCGATATGCCAGCAGTAAGCTGAGCATTTTCAAACAACAG GTTGTTGGGACATTGTTTACACACCACCAAAAATGTGTGCTGGTTGATACACAAGCTTCGGGAAACAAGCGGAAAGTTACTGCTTTCATTGGGGGCCTAGATCTTTGTGATGGGCGTTATGATACTCCTCAACATAGGCTTTTTAAAGACCTTGACACAGTATTTGAAAATGATTTCCATAACCCAACATTTTCG GCAGGCGCAAAAGGACCGAGACAACCATGGCATGATTTGCACTGTAAGATTGATGGACCAGCTGCCTATGATGTCTTGAAGAATTTTGAACAACGCTGGAGAAAGGCATCCAAATTCCGTGATCGATTTAGGAAAGTATCTCGCTGGAAAGATGATGCCCTGATAAAGCTGGAGCGTATCTCGTGGATACTTAGTCCTTCACCTAATGTTCCAAATGATCATGTTAGTTTGCGGGTTTCAAAAGAAGAAGATCCTGAAAATTGGCATGTTCAG GTATTCCGGTCAATTGACTCGGGCTCTCTAAAAGGATTTCCTAGTGATTGCAAAGAGGCTTCAAAGCAG AATCTTGTGTGCCGAAAGAACCTCATAATTGATAAGAGCATTCACACAGCATATGTCCGGGCAATCAGATCAGCGCAACATTTCATTTACATAGAAAATCAGTATTTTCTTGGTTCTTCGTACGAGTGGCCATCCTATGTGAATTCAG GTGCTGACAATCTGATACCAATGGAATTGGCCCTCAAAATTGCAACCAAGATTAGAGCTGGCGAACGGTTTGCAGTTTATGTAGTCATACCAATGTGGCCTGAAGGAGTCCCTACCTCGGCCTCTGTGCAGGAAATTCTTTTCTTTCAG GCTCAGACAATGGAGATGATGTATGGAGTAATCGCACGAGAGCTCAAGGCCATGAATATTGAGGATGCACACCTTCAAGATTACTTGAACTTTTACTGTCTAGGCAATCGGGAAGAACCGTCAACAGATGGTAGCCCTGAGTCAGATAAATCTACAGATAAAAGTGCAGCG GGCCTGGCTAGAAAACATCGGCGGTTCATGATATATGTTCATGCAAAAGGGATGATTGTAGACGATGAATACGTCATTTTGGGCTCGGCAAACATCAATCAGAGATCCTTGGCTGGCTCGAGAGATACCGAAATCGCAATGGGTGCCTACCAGCCTCATCATGCATGGTCTTCGAAGAAGGGTCATCCTCACGGCCAG GTATATGGGTATAGGAACTCCCTCTGGGCAGAACACCTTGGTATGGTTGATGACCACTTCAAGGAACCTTCTAGTCTGGACTGTGTAAGATTAGTGAACCAAATAGCCGAAGAAAACTGGGAAAGATTCGCATCAGAAGAGATGAAAACTTTGCAAGGGCACCTCCTCAGATACCCAGTGAAGGTAGAGCCCGATGGTAAGATCGTCCCGCTGCCCGACCAAGAATGCTTCCCCGACGTTGGCGGCAAGATCTGCGGCGCTCCGACCTCGCTTCCTGATTCGCTGACGATGTAG